A window of the Tiliqua scincoides isolate rTilSci1 chromosome 5, rTilSci1.hap2, whole genome shotgun sequence genome harbors these coding sequences:
- the LOC136654140 gene encoding C-type lectin BpLec-like: MALLTSSALCLLGMLICGSFLGAEARSCEKDWMENHGNCYAYFDEQVSWSYAEIKCQSYGRGAHLASVLTKAETYLLSGHITDYQKKHSNVWIGLYDILQNGKWRWSDGASYKYTSWLKNEPNNLDNSEYCVELRVDTAFKEWNDAPCEKRNAYICKYKL; this comes from the exons ATGGCTCTTCTGACTTCCTCTGCCTTGTGTCTTCTTGGGATGTTGATCTGCGGTTCTTTCTTGGGAG CCGAAGCTCGGAGCTGTGAAAAAGACTGGATGGAGAACCACGGCAACTGCTATGCGTATTTTGATGAACAAGTGTCCTGGAGCTATGCTGAG ATTAAGTGCCAGAGCTATGGCCGTGGGGCCCATCTTGCCTCTGTCCTCACCAAGGCAGAGACTTACTTACTGTCTGGACACATCACCGATTACCAGAAAAAACATAGTAATGTCTGGATCGGACTCTATGATATTCTCCAG AATGGGAAATGGAGGTGGTCTGATGGAGCCTCTTACAAGTACACGTCCTGGCTGAAAAATGAGCCCAACAATCTTGACAACTCTGAGTACTGTGTGGAGCTGAGAGTTGACACAG CTTTTAAGGAATGGAATGATGCTCCCTGTGAAAAACGCAATGCCTACATCTGCAAGTACAAACTGTAG